The following proteins are co-located in the Paenibacillus sp. JNUCC32 genome:
- a CDS encoding voltage-gated chloride channel family protein: MKKKWIESAGKRSLALLSGYFIKWVVLGSLVGLMTGSASAFFLYSLDYVTSLRLGNPWLLYLLPLGGAAVSFLYYKFGKSSAKGNNLILEQIHGGTESIPSRMAPLVLIGTLITHLFGGSAGREGTAVQMGGSLSEWLGKLIRVTPADRKILLICGISGGFGSIFGTPLAGTLFGLEVLAIGLVSHQALLPAFAASMVGNLTATSLWGVSHLHYPIGDIPALGFMVIMKVVFASLLFGLTSRLFSELTHSLKRWYGYVFHNPMVKSAAGGVIIIGLVYLLGTRDYLGLGIPLIEAAFAGEVSPFAFLGKIIFTSLTLGAGFQGGEVTPLFAIGATLGSALSEWIGLHAPFLAALGFIAVFCGATNTPIACFIMGIELFGGEGAVYMFMACVISYLFSGHSGIYTSQLIGTSKHPQLSYPPGTTLAGSKAFNKHKDNKKTSE; encoded by the coding sequence ATGAAGAAAAAATGGATTGAAAGCGCCGGGAAACGGTCATTAGCCTTGTTATCCGGTTACTTCATCAAATGGGTCGTTCTGGGAAGCCTCGTGGGATTGATGACGGGCAGTGCCTCCGCCTTCTTTCTCTACAGTCTGGACTACGTAACCTCCCTTCGCTTGGGAAATCCATGGCTGTTATACCTTCTTCCCTTGGGAGGTGCCGCAGTCAGCTTCCTTTATTATAAGTTCGGCAAGAGCAGTGCCAAGGGAAATAATCTTATTTTGGAACAAATTCATGGCGGAACCGAAAGCATTCCATCGCGAATGGCGCCGTTGGTGCTGATCGGTACTTTAATCACCCATCTATTCGGGGGGTCGGCAGGTCGTGAAGGCACCGCCGTTCAGATGGGGGGCAGCTTGTCGGAGTGGCTCGGCAAACTTATCCGCGTAACGCCGGCGGATCGAAAAATACTGTTGATCTGCGGAATCAGCGGCGGTTTCGGATCGATCTTCGGCACGCCGCTGGCCGGCACGCTGTTCGGGCTTGAAGTCCTTGCCATCGGGCTGGTCTCGCATCAGGCTCTCCTGCCTGCATTCGCTGCCAGTATGGTCGGAAACCTGACCGCTACCTCTTTATGGGGCGTCAGCCATCTGCATTATCCGATCGGAGATATTCCGGCATTGGGTTTTATGGTGATCATGAAGGTCGTCTTCGCCTCATTGCTATTCGGTCTGACAAGCCGGCTGTTCAGTGAGCTAACCCATTCGCTCAAGCGGTGGTACGGTTATGTTTTTCACAATCCGATGGTCAAAAGCGCTGCAGGAGGCGTCATCATCATTGGGCTGGTCTACCTGCTCGGAACCCGCGATTATCTGGGGCTGGGCATCCCGCTGATTGAAGCGGCCTTCGCTGGCGAAGTTTCGCCTTTTGCTTTTCTAGGCAAAATTATCTTTACCTCGCTGACGCTCGGAGCAGGGTTCCAGGGAGGCGAAGTCACCCCGTTATTTGCTATCGGGGCAACGCTGGGCAGCGCATTGTCGGAGTGGATCGGATTGCATGCCCCTTTCTTGGCTGCTTTAGGTTTCATCGCGGTATTTTGCGGAGCGACAAACACCCCGATTGCTTGCTTTATTATGGGAATCGAGCTGTTCGGCGGTGAAGGCGCGGTGTATATGTTTATGGCCTGCGTCATCAGCTACCTCTTTTCCGGTCACTCCGGCATATACACATCGCAACTTATAGGCACTTCCAAACACCCGCAGCTTTCGTACCCGCCGGGCACGACCCTTGCCGGATCGAAGGCGTTTAACAAACACAAAGACAACAAAAAGACGTCCGAGTAA
- a CDS encoding ABC transporter ATP-binding protein: MSQTVIEVKNLSKAYKDATAVDNVSFTIEANKIYGLLGRNGAGKTTIMQMITAQLFPSQGEIRVFGEHPYENHKVIRQVCFIKEGQKYPDIFTVKDVMGIAANVYPNWDAAYANKLIEVFRLPMKRLVKRLSRGMLSSVGIIVGLASRAPITIFDEPYLGLDAVARELFYDHLIEDYTNHPRTIILSTHLIDEVSRLLEHIIVIDSGRILLDDTTDDLRGRAFKIVGPSGTVESFIQGHEVIHRESFASMLSVTVMGSATTRLQKEAEELGLETTPVSLQQLIVYLTKREKVGVQP, encoded by the coding sequence ATGAGCCAAACCGTGATCGAAGTTAAGAATTTGAGCAAGGCATACAAGGATGCGACGGCTGTCGATAATGTAAGCTTTACCATCGAGGCGAATAAGATCTATGGATTGTTGGGCAGGAACGGCGCGGGCAAAACGACCATCATGCAGATGATAACGGCGCAGCTGTTCCCGAGCCAAGGGGAGATTCGCGTATTCGGAGAACATCCATACGAAAATCATAAGGTGATCCGGCAGGTATGCTTCATTAAGGAAGGCCAGAAATATCCGGATATCTTTACGGTCAAGGACGTTATGGGAATTGCCGCCAACGTTTATCCGAATTGGGATGCGGCATATGCGAATAAACTGATCGAGGTTTTCCGGCTGCCTATGAAACGACTCGTAAAGAGATTGTCCCGCGGCATGCTCTCATCGGTAGGCATCATCGTCGGACTCGCCAGCCGCGCGCCCATAACGATCTTTGATGAACCTTATCTTGGACTGGACGCCGTGGCCAGGGAGCTGTTCTATGATCATCTGATCGAGGATTACACGAATCATCCGCGCACGATTATTCTGTCCACGCATTTGATTGATGAGGTCAGCAGATTGCTGGAGCATATTATCGTCATTGATTCCGGCCGAATCTTACTTGATGATACTACGGATGACTTGCGGGGGCGTGCGTTTAAGATCGTCGGTCCTTCCGGAACGGTTGAATCGTTTATTCAAGGGCACGAAGTGATACATCGGGAATCGTTCGCTTCCATGTTGTCCGTCACGGTGATGGGAAGCGCGACAACGAGGCTGCAAAAAGAGGCGGAGGAATTGGGCTTGGAAACAACCCCCGTTTCCCTTCAACAATTGATCGTATATTTAACTAAGCGCGAAAAGGTGGGGGTCCAACCATGA